Proteins from a single region of Pseudomonas quebecensis:
- a CDS encoding 2-aminoethylphosphonate--pyruvate transaminase, translated as MLPTAPMLLTPGPLTTSARTRQAMLVDWGSWDDRFNQLTTDVCEQLLAIIHGADSHHCVPLQGSGTFAVEAAIGTLVPRDGKVLVLINGAYGKRLAKICDVLGRASSTFETAEDQPTTAADVDRLLHADPSITHVALIHCETSTGILNPLSAIAHVVKRHGKRLIVDAMSSFGALPIDARDVPFDALIAASGKCLEGVPGMGFVFADKQSLAAAQGNCHSLALDLFDQHSYRAKTGQWRFTPPTHVVAALHEALLQYREEGGLPARHQRYARNCQALLEGMAELGLRSFLPAAIQAPIIVTFHAPQHSRYQFKDFYERVKAKGFILYPGKLTQVETFRVGCIGHVDAADMRAAVAAVAQVLRAMHIPLLSASGVPV; from the coding sequence ATGCTCCCTACCGCGCCGATGCTATTGACCCCAGGCCCCCTGACCACGTCTGCCCGCACCCGCCAGGCCATGCTGGTGGACTGGGGTTCCTGGGATGACCGTTTCAACCAGCTCACCACCGATGTCTGCGAACAGTTGCTGGCCATCATCCACGGCGCCGACAGCCACCACTGCGTCCCTCTGCAAGGCAGCGGCACCTTCGCTGTCGAGGCCGCAATCGGCACCCTGGTGCCACGCGATGGCAAGGTTCTGGTGCTGATCAACGGTGCCTACGGCAAACGCCTGGCGAAGATCTGCGACGTGCTCGGCCGTGCGTCCAGCACCTTTGAAACCGCCGAGGACCAACCCACCACCGCCGCCGATGTAGACCGCCTGCTGCATGCCGACCCGTCCATCACCCACGTCGCGCTGATCCATTGCGAAACCAGCACCGGCATTCTCAACCCGCTGTCGGCCATCGCGCATGTCGTAAAGCGCCATGGCAAGCGCTTGATCGTCGACGCCATGAGTTCCTTCGGTGCGCTGCCGATCGATGCCCGCGACGTGCCTTTCGATGCGCTGATCGCCGCGTCGGGCAAATGCCTGGAAGGCGTGCCGGGCATGGGTTTCGTCTTTGCCGACAAGCAGTCGCTGGCCGCCGCCCAAGGCAACTGCCACTCCCTGGCGCTGGACCTGTTCGACCAGCACAGCTACCGGGCCAAAACCGGTCAATGGCGCTTCACCCCACCCACCCATGTGGTCGCCGCGCTGCACGAGGCGCTGCTGCAATACCGTGAAGAAGGCGGCCTGCCTGCCCGTCATCAGCGCTATGCGCGCAATTGTCAGGCGTTGCTTGAGGGCATGGCCGAACTCGGCCTGCGCAGCTTCCTGCCGGCGGCGATCCAGGCCCCGATCATCGTCACCTTTCACGCCCCGCAGCACTCACGCTACCAGTTCAAGGACTTCTACGAGCGGGTCAAGGCCAAGGGTTTCATCCTGTACCCCGGCAAATTGACCCAGGTGGAAACCTTTCGTGTCGGCTGCATCGGCCACGTCGACGCAGCCGACATGCGCGCCGCCGTAGCGGCCGTCGCCCAGGTATTGCGCGCCATGCACATCCCGCTTCTCTCTGCGTCTGGAGTACCCGTATGA
- a CDS encoding cytochrome b, with amino-acid sequence MPWKNSDTRYSTMSIALHWLMVVLLAVVYACIELRGQFPKGSGARTLIVEMHFMFGLTVFVLVWLRLFARSLGVAPKIVPAPPQWQRLLATLMHFALYALMIGMPIAGWLIVSAEGHSVMFYGIELPPLIAENKALAKQIEGWHVLFGKVGYWLIGLHAVAGIVHHYVIRDNTALRMIPGKRASL; translated from the coding sequence ATGCCGTGGAAAAATTCCGATACACGCTACAGCACCATGTCAATTGCCTTGCACTGGCTGATGGTGGTGCTGCTGGCGGTGGTGTACGCCTGCATTGAACTGCGTGGGCAGTTCCCCAAAGGCAGCGGCGCTCGCACGCTGATCGTGGAAATGCACTTCATGTTCGGCCTGACCGTGTTTGTGCTGGTGTGGCTGCGCCTGTTCGCACGCAGCCTGGGGGTGGCCCCGAAAATCGTCCCCGCCCCGCCGCAATGGCAACGCCTGCTGGCCACCCTGATGCACTTCGCGCTGTATGCGTTGATGATCGGCATGCCGATTGCCGGGTGGCTGATTGTCAGTGCAGAGGGACATTCGGTGATGTTTTACGGCATCGAGCTGCCGCCGCTGATCGCAGAAAACAAGGCCTTGGCCAAGCAGATCGAAGGCTGGCATGTGCTGTTCGGTAAGGTCGGCTACTGGCTGATCGGGCTGCATGCAGTGGCGGGGATCGTTCATCACTATGTGATCCGCGATAACACCGCGCTGCGGATGATACCGGGCAAACGCGCTAGCCTTTGA
- a CDS encoding LysR substrate-binding domain-containing protein, producing the protein MNLFQLRAFDAVAREGSFTRAAARLFISQPAVTGHIKALEEHYQIPLLRRTARRVELTEEGARLAAITRAIFGLVDEAQALLEANRQLLSGRLEVAADGPHLVMPMIASLRERYPGITVNLRLGNAQETLAALLAEHADVAVLTEVEPRHGVHLQLLGESHICALVPAGHPWAGLSEGIGLEQLNEVIMVLREPGSITRRTFDAACQAADVHPKVLLELDSREAVTEAVAAQLGVGVVSSLETSPDPRVRAVPIRGVGLLNRHSLGCMERRRSLRLIQAFFELAP; encoded by the coding sequence ATGAACCTGTTCCAATTGCGTGCATTCGATGCCGTGGCCCGCGAGGGCAGCTTTACCCGGGCGGCGGCGCGGCTGTTTATCAGCCAGCCGGCGGTGACCGGGCATATCAAAGCCTTGGAGGAGCACTACCAGATCCCGCTGTTACGTCGAACGGCGCGGCGGGTTGAGTTGACCGAGGAGGGCGCGCGGCTGGCGGCGATCACCCGCGCTATCTTCGGCCTGGTGGATGAGGCGCAGGCGCTGCTGGAAGCCAATCGCCAATTACTCAGCGGGCGCCTGGAAGTCGCGGCGGACGGCCCGCATCTGGTCATGCCGATGATCGCCAGTCTGCGCGAGCGGTATCCTGGCATCACTGTCAATCTGCGCCTGGGCAATGCCCAGGAGACCCTCGCCGCGCTGTTGGCCGAGCATGCCGATGTGGCGGTGCTGACCGAGGTTGAACCCCGCCATGGTGTGCACTTACAGCTCTTGGGCGAATCGCACATCTGCGCCTTGGTACCGGCCGGCCACCCTTGGGCGGGATTGTCCGAAGGCATTGGCCTGGAGCAACTGAACGAGGTGATTATGGTGCTGCGCGAGCCCGGTTCGATCACCCGTCGTACGTTTGATGCTGCCTGCCAAGCCGCCGATGTGCATCCCAAGGTGCTGCTGGAGCTCGATAGCCGTGAAGCGGTGACCGAAGCCGTCGCCGCGCAATTGGGCGTCGGGGTGGTGTCGTCACTGGAGACCAGCCCGGACCCGCGGGTGCGGGCGGTGCCGATCCGCGGCGTCGGGTTATTGAACCGGCACAGCCTCGGCTGCATGGAGCGACGCCGTTCGCTGCGGCTGATCCAGGCGTTTTTCGAGCTGGCGCCGTGA
- the phnX gene encoding phosphonoacetaldehyde hydrolase codes for MNYQNPTTLQAAILDWAGTVVDFGSFAPTQIFVEAFAEFGVQVSIEEARGPMGMGKWDHIRTLCNQPQVAERYRQTFARTPTDDDVTAIYQRFMPLQIEKIAEHSALIPGALDTIATLRAQGIKIGSCSGYPKQVMDKVVALAARNGYVADHVVATDEVPNGRPWPAQALANVIALGINDVAACVKVDDTVPGILEGRRAGMWTVALTCSGNALGLTYAQFQALAPDTLARERQRIEALFAGARPHYLIDTLNDLPTVIADINQRLARGEMPQSY; via the coding sequence ATGAACTATCAAAACCCCACCACTCTCCAGGCCGCGATCCTCGATTGGGCCGGCACCGTGGTCGACTTCGGCTCCTTCGCGCCAACCCAAATTTTTGTCGAGGCCTTCGCCGAATTCGGCGTGCAGGTCTCCATTGAAGAAGCCCGCGGCCCGATGGGCATGGGCAAGTGGGACCACATCCGCACCCTGTGCAATCAGCCGCAGGTGGCCGAGCGTTACCGCCAGACGTTCGCACGCACGCCCACCGATGACGACGTGACCGCCATTTACCAGCGCTTCATGCCCTTGCAGATCGAGAAGATCGCCGAGCATTCGGCGTTGATCCCCGGCGCGCTCGACACCATCGCCACACTGCGCGCCCAGGGGATCAAGATCGGCTCCTGCTCCGGCTACCCCAAGCAGGTGATGGACAAGGTGGTCGCCCTGGCCGCGCGCAACGGCTATGTCGCCGACCATGTGGTTGCCACCGACGAAGTGCCCAACGGCCGCCCATGGCCGGCCCAGGCCCTGGCTAACGTCATCGCCCTGGGCATTAACGATGTGGCGGCGTGCGTGAAAGTCGACGACACCGTACCGGGCATCCTCGAAGGGCGTCGCGCCGGGATGTGGACCGTGGCGCTGACCTGCTCGGGCAATGCGCTGGGGTTGACCTACGCACAGTTCCAAGCACTGGCCCCGGACACCCTCGCCCGCGAACGCCAGCGCATTGAGGCACTCTTCGCAGGCGCGCGTCCCCACTATCTGATCGACACGCTCAATGACCTGCCAACGGTGATCGCCGACATCAACCAGCGCCTGGCCCGCGGTGAAATGCCGCAAAGCTACTGA
- a CDS encoding 1-aminocyclopropane-1-carboxylate deaminase/D-cysteine desulfhydrase, with amino-acid sequence MGPFDWHPHAPLEPLVLDWLNGVELAVLRLDRIDPLISGNKWFKLTEHLTQAQQAGASGIISLGGAYSNHLHALAAAGQRFGFATVGLMRGHPQDTPTVLDLKAFGMQLHWLGYGGYRARHAADFWLPWREQYPHLYPVPEGGGGVAGALGCAVLVEQARGQLSNVGWADYDGWWLAAGTGTTLAGLALAEAGAHPVYGAMAVPDDHGVAQNVRAIAAQGVELLDASRGGFDKVDGALLDFIRTTEQATGLPLEPLYTGKALSALKQQIEAGRFVPGTRLIFVHTGGLQGRRGIKG; translated from the coding sequence ATGGGCCCCTTCGATTGGCATCCCCACGCTCCTCTTGAACCGTTAGTGCTCGATTGGCTGAACGGCGTCGAACTGGCCGTCCTGCGCCTGGACCGCATCGATCCGCTGATCAGCGGCAACAAGTGGTTCAAACTCACCGAGCATTTGACGCAGGCGCAACAGGCCGGTGCCAGTGGGATCATCAGCCTGGGCGGAGCTTACTCCAATCATCTGCACGCACTGGCGGCGGCAGGCCAGCGCTTTGGTTTCGCCACGGTCGGCCTGATGCGCGGCCATCCCCAGGACACACCCACCGTCCTCGACCTCAAAGCGTTTGGTATGCAGCTGCACTGGCTGGGCTACGGTGGCTATCGTGCGCGCCACGCGGCGGATTTCTGGTTGCCGTGGCGCGAGCAATACCCGCATTTGTATCCCGTGCCCGAAGGCGGCGGCGGGGTGGCCGGGGCGTTGGGTTGCGCCGTGCTGGTTGAACAGGCTCGTGGCCAATTGAGCAATGTGGGCTGGGCCGATTACGACGGCTGGTGGTTGGCGGCGGGCACCGGTACCACCCTGGCCGGGCTGGCGTTGGCGGAAGCCGGCGCGCACCCGGTATATGGGGCGATGGCGGTGCCGGACGATCACGGCGTGGCGCAGAATGTGCGGGCGATCGCAGCGCAAGGCGTCGAACTGCTGGATGCCAGCCGTGGTGGTTTCGACAAGGTCGACGGGGCATTGCTCGACTTCATTCGGACCACCGAGCAGGCCACCGGATTGCCGCTTGAGCCGCTTTACACTGGCAAGGCGCTGTCAGCGCTGAAGCAGCAGATCGAAGCCGGGCGCTTTGTGCCCGGCACGCGTCTGATTTTTGTGCACACCGGCGGCTTGCAGGGCCGCCGTGGTATCAAAGGCTAG